From a single Nicotiana tabacum cultivar K326 chromosome 8, ASM71507v2, whole genome shotgun sequence genomic region:
- the LOC107830222 gene encoding uncharacterized protein LOC107830222 isoform X3 — MILDIAGPSQGSTWQSDSNVEPESSHPYEPSMEEDPNPESRKFYDLLQAADAELYPDMTRGRGRGSAGRISKSSARGNSATHRNIPTIPIPTVTHQQGGTSSSSRPNHINQVQTSGPSSTPPIQTSGEGISTQSNAIGEGECNSSLGPRTLVFLSSTGLEPSRLCSEYKYENFKNELHPNGINWKGVPKELKEFYFGEFKKAFYWDSLIDREVKHLWGSKAARRYSDFICKIKKDKDIIQPDFVPKDVWDNWMELWKDPKCVKKSEINAKYRCGGGTAIAIGTHTGGSITIGEHRKRIAIEKGRDPTPSELHLHVHTHGHDEKSFVSERSRLVHEKYQQILQQQTQTQSDIDQSLAFYQAAGGEKKRRIYVFY; from the exons ATGATTCTTGATATAGCTGGGCCTAGCCAGGGTTCAACTTGGCAATCTGATAGTAATGTTGAACCTGAGTCATCTCATCCTTATGAACCTTCAATGGAGGAGGATCCTAATCCTGAATCCCGGAAGTTCTATGATTTGCTACAGGCTGCCGATGCAGAATTGTATCCTG ATATGACTCGAGGCAGAGGTCGAGGTAGTGCAGGTCGTATAAGCAAGTCCTCTGCTAGGGGTAATTCAGCTACTCATAGGAACATTCCTACTATTCCCATTCCAACAGTTACTCATCAACAAGGTGGTACGAGTTCTTCAAGTAGGCCAAATCATATTAACCAAGTTCAAACATCAGGTCCTAGTAGTACACCTCCAATTCAAACATCAG GTGAGGGTATATCTACTCAAAGCAATGCAATAGGCGAAGGTGAGTGCAACAGTAGTCTTGGCCCGCGgactcttgtttttctttcttctacaGG GTTAGAACCTTCCAGATTATGCTCTGAGTATAAATATGAAAATTTCAAGAATGAACTTCATCCTAATGGAATCAATTGGAAAGGTGTCCCAAAAGAGTTAAAAGAATTTTACTTTGGAGAATTCAAG AAGGCATTCTATTGGGATTCTTTGATTGATAGAGAAGTGAAGCACCTATGGGGAAGTAAGGCAGCGAGAAGGTACAGTGattttatatgcaaaataaaaaaagataaggATATAATTCAACCAGATTTTGTTCCAAAAGATGTGTGGGACAATTGGATGGAACTATGGAAGGATCCTAAGTGTgtcaaaaaatcagaaataaatgCAAAATATCGTTGTGGCGGTGGGACTGCCATTGCTATTGGGACTCATACGGGCGGCTCTATCACCATTGGGGAACATCGCAAAAGAATT GCTATTGAAAAGGGTCGAGATCCAACACCAAGTGAGCTACACTTGCACGTCCATACACATGGTCATGATGAAAAATCTTTTGTTAGTGAGCGATCCCGACTTGTACAT GAAAAATATCAGCAAATATTACAGCAACAAACACAAACACAATCTGATATTGATCAATCTTTAGCATTTTATCAAGCCGCGGGAggggaaaagaagagaagaatatatgtattttattaa
- the LOC107830222 gene encoding uncharacterized protein LOC107830222 isoform X1, whose translation MILDIAGPSQGSTWQSDSNVEPESSHPYEPSMEEDPNPESRKFYDLLQAADAELYPDMTRGRGRGSAGRISKSSARGNSATHRNIPTIPIPTVTHQQGGTSSSSRPNHINQVQTSGPSSTPPIQTSGNSSTPPVYVEPSPMTPNQSNTVDEGISHNNAIGEGISTQSNAIGEGECNSSLGPRTLVFLSSTGLEPSRLCSEYKYENFKNELHPNGINWKGVPKELKEFYFGEFKKAFYWDSLIDREVKHLWGSKAARRYSDFICKIKKDKDIIQPDFVPKDVWDNWMELWKDPKCVKKSEINAKYRCGGGTAIAIGTHTGGSITIGEHRKRIAIEKGRDPTPSELHLHVHTHGHDEKSFVSERSRLVHEKYQQILQQQTQTQSDIDQSLAFYQAAGGEKKRRIYVFY comes from the exons ATGATTCTTGATATAGCTGGGCCTAGCCAGGGTTCAACTTGGCAATCTGATAGTAATGTTGAACCTGAGTCATCTCATCCTTATGAACCTTCAATGGAGGAGGATCCTAATCCTGAATCCCGGAAGTTCTATGATTTGCTACAGGCTGCCGATGCAGAATTGTATCCTG ATATGACTCGAGGCAGAGGTCGAGGTAGTGCAGGTCGTATAAGCAAGTCCTCTGCTAGGGGTAATTCAGCTACTCATAGGAACATTCCTACTATTCCCATTCCAACAGTTACTCATCAACAAGGTGGTACGAGTTCTTCAAGTAGGCCAAATCATATTAACCAAGTTCAAACATCAGGTCCTAGTAGTACACCTCCAATTCAAACATCAGGTAATAGTAGTACCCCACCTGTTTATGTTGAACCATCTCCGATGACACCTAATCAGAGCAACACAGTAGATGAGGGTATATCACATAATAATGCAATAGGTGAGGGTATATCTACTCAAAGCAATGCAATAGGCGAAGGTGAGTGCAACAGTAGTCTTGGCCCGCGgactcttgtttttctttcttctacaGG GTTAGAACCTTCCAGATTATGCTCTGAGTATAAATATGAAAATTTCAAGAATGAACTTCATCCTAATGGAATCAATTGGAAAGGTGTCCCAAAAGAGTTAAAAGAATTTTACTTTGGAGAATTCAAG AAGGCATTCTATTGGGATTCTTTGATTGATAGAGAAGTGAAGCACCTATGGGGAAGTAAGGCAGCGAGAAGGTACAGTGattttatatgcaaaataaaaaaagataaggATATAATTCAACCAGATTTTGTTCCAAAAGATGTGTGGGACAATTGGATGGAACTATGGAAGGATCCTAAGTGTgtcaaaaaatcagaaataaatgCAAAATATCGTTGTGGCGGTGGGACTGCCATTGCTATTGGGACTCATACGGGCGGCTCTATCACCATTGGGGAACATCGCAAAAGAATT GCTATTGAAAAGGGTCGAGATCCAACACCAAGTGAGCTACACTTGCACGTCCATACACATGGTCATGATGAAAAATCTTTTGTTAGTGAGCGATCCCGACTTGTACAT GAAAAATATCAGCAAATATTACAGCAACAAACACAAACACAATCTGATATTGATCAATCTTTAGCATTTTATCAAGCCGCGGGAggggaaaagaagagaagaatatatgtattttattaa
- the LOC107830222 gene encoding uncharacterized protein LOC107830222 isoform X2, translating into MIGNKANVEGSICEAYLMIESTQLFSHYFEPHVMTRNHNAACNDDSGVVKDLEGNLSIFTHPGRLWGEAKKRNLSLDEIKAAQTYILLNCKEVEPFVSMYVERLQEELPNLSQDQIDESLQTYFAEWFKGYVCCNHIENEFLRSLAHGPLISVKCHSVYFVNGYKFYTECHVSVRSTMNSGVCITYPNVGDYYGKIQELKQVEYREEPLKQTVLFKCEWFDPTINVGVKKHNEYKLVDVNHRRRFKKYEPFILAMQATQVCYVSYPSKKKDKDDWLSVLKVKPRNIVELPDEESPTISEPNLPFQVDEVEVHEINMNIVVDETVILHDPDGVIIEMDEPFDDGLLPEHHDTEEEYETEEVYETQETEEDEEEFEEEIDSD; encoded by the exons ATGATTGGGAATAAAGCCAATGTCGAAGGTTCCATTTGTGAAGCATACTTGATGATAGAGTCAACACAATTGTTCTCTCATTATTTTGAACCTCATGTCATGACACGTAATCATAATGCGGCCTGTAATGATGATAGTGGTGTTGTGAAAGATCTTGAAGGAAATTTATCAATATTCACCCATCCAGGGCGACTATGGGGAGaagcaaaaaagagaaatttATCCCTTGACGAAATCAAGGCTGCCCAAACTTATATTCTACTAAATTGTAAagaagttgagccatttgtgag TATGTACGTGGAACGTTTGCAAGAAGAACTCCCGAATCTATCTCAAGATCAAATAGATGAAAGCCTCCAAACATATTTCGCTGAATGGTTCAAGGGATAT GTTTGCTGTAATCATATTGAGAATGAATTCTTGCGAAGCCTTGCTCATGGACCATTAATAAGTGTGAAATGCCATTCAGTGTATTTTGTTAATGGATACAAATTTTACACTGAATGCCATGTTAGTGTAAGATCAACAATGAATAGTGGAGTTTGTATCACATATCCAAATGTTGGTGACTACTATGGAAAGATACAAGAGCTTAAACAAGTGGAATACCGTGAAGAACCTTTAAAGCAAACTGTGTTATTCAAATGTGAATGGTTTGACCCAACTATTAATGTAGGTGTTAAAAAGCATAATGAGTACAAATTGGTCGATGTTAACCATCGTCGTCGATTTAAGAAATATGAACCTTTTATTCTTGCGATGCAAGCAACTCAAGTGTGTTATGTGTCTTATCCTAGCAAGAAAAAAGACAAGGATGATTGGTTATCTGTattaaaagtcaaacctcggaATATTGTAGAATTACCCGATGAGGAATCGCCAACAATTTCAGAACCGAATCTCCCGTTCCAAGTTGATGAAGTTGAAGTCCATGAGATAAATATGAATATTGTCGTTGATGAAACTGTAATCTTGCATGATCCAGATGGTGTGATAATTGAAATGGATGAACCGTTTGATGATGGATTATTGCCAGAGCATCATGATACTGAAGAAGAGTATGAAACTGAAGAAGTGTATGAAACTCAAGAAACTGAGGAGGATGAGGAAGAGTTTGAAGAAGAAATAGATAGTGACTAG
- the LOC107830222 gene encoding uncharacterized protein LOC107830222 isoform X5, with the protein MVQGIYMTRGRGRGSAGRISKSSARGNSATHRNIPTIPIPTVTHQQGGTSSSSRPNHINQVQTSGPSSTPPIQTSGNSSTPPVYVEPSPMTPNQSNTVDEGISHNNAIGEGISTQSNAIGEGECNSSLGPRTLVFLSSTGLEPSRLCSEYKYENFKNELHPNGINWKGVPKELKEFYFGEFKKAFYWDSLIDREVKHLWGSKAARRYSDFICKIKKDKDIIQPDFVPKDVWDNWMELWKDPKCVKKSEINAKYRCGGGTAIAIGTHTGGSITIGEHRKRIAIEKGRDPTPSELHLHVHTHGHDEKSFVSERSRLVHEKYQQILQQQTQTQSDIDQSLAFYQAAGGEKKRRIYVFY; encoded by the exons ATGGTTCAAGGGATAT ATATGACTCGAGGCAGAGGTCGAGGTAGTGCAGGTCGTATAAGCAAGTCCTCTGCTAGGGGTAATTCAGCTACTCATAGGAACATTCCTACTATTCCCATTCCAACAGTTACTCATCAACAAGGTGGTACGAGTTCTTCAAGTAGGCCAAATCATATTAACCAAGTTCAAACATCAGGTCCTAGTAGTACACCTCCAATTCAAACATCAGGTAATAGTAGTACCCCACCTGTTTATGTTGAACCATCTCCGATGACACCTAATCAGAGCAACACAGTAGATGAGGGTATATCACATAATAATGCAATAGGTGAGGGTATATCTACTCAAAGCAATGCAATAGGCGAAGGTGAGTGCAACAGTAGTCTTGGCCCGCGgactcttgtttttctttcttctacaGG GTTAGAACCTTCCAGATTATGCTCTGAGTATAAATATGAAAATTTCAAGAATGAACTTCATCCTAATGGAATCAATTGGAAAGGTGTCCCAAAAGAGTTAAAAGAATTTTACTTTGGAGAATTCAAG AAGGCATTCTATTGGGATTCTTTGATTGATAGAGAAGTGAAGCACCTATGGGGAAGTAAGGCAGCGAGAAGGTACAGTGattttatatgcaaaataaaaaaagataaggATATAATTCAACCAGATTTTGTTCCAAAAGATGTGTGGGACAATTGGATGGAACTATGGAAGGATCCTAAGTGTgtcaaaaaatcagaaataaatgCAAAATATCGTTGTGGCGGTGGGACTGCCATTGCTATTGGGACTCATACGGGCGGCTCTATCACCATTGGGGAACATCGCAAAAGAATT GCTATTGAAAAGGGTCGAGATCCAACACCAAGTGAGCTACACTTGCACGTCCATACACATGGTCATGATGAAAAATCTTTTGTTAGTGAGCGATCCCGACTTGTACAT GAAAAATATCAGCAAATATTACAGCAACAAACACAAACACAATCTGATATTGATCAATCTTTAGCATTTTATCAAGCCGCGGGAggggaaaagaagagaagaatatatgtattttattaa
- the LOC107830222 gene encoding uncharacterized protein LOC107830222 isoform X4 yields MFFSSFTGHRKTDMTRGRGRGSAGRISKSSARGNSATHRNIPTIPIPTVTHQQGGTSSSSRPNHINQVQTSGPSSTPPIQTSGNSSTPPVYVEPSPMTPNQSNTVDEGISHNNAIGEGISTQSNAIGEGECNSSLGPRTLVFLSSTGLEPSRLCSEYKYENFKNELHPNGINWKGVPKELKEFYFGEFKKAFYWDSLIDREVKHLWGSKAARRYSDFICKIKKDKDIIQPDFVPKDVWDNWMELWKDPKCVKKSEINAKYRCGGGTAIAIGTHTGGSITIGEHRKRIAIEKGRDPTPSELHLHVHTHGHDEKSFVSERSRLVHEKYQQILQQQTQTQSDIDQSLAFYQAAGGEKKRRIYVFY; encoded by the exons ATGTTTTTCAGTTCTTTCACTGGCCACAGAAAGACAG ATATGACTCGAGGCAGAGGTCGAGGTAGTGCAGGTCGTATAAGCAAGTCCTCTGCTAGGGGTAATTCAGCTACTCATAGGAACATTCCTACTATTCCCATTCCAACAGTTACTCATCAACAAGGTGGTACGAGTTCTTCAAGTAGGCCAAATCATATTAACCAAGTTCAAACATCAGGTCCTAGTAGTACACCTCCAATTCAAACATCAGGTAATAGTAGTACCCCACCTGTTTATGTTGAACCATCTCCGATGACACCTAATCAGAGCAACACAGTAGATGAGGGTATATCACATAATAATGCAATAGGTGAGGGTATATCTACTCAAAGCAATGCAATAGGCGAAGGTGAGTGCAACAGTAGTCTTGGCCCGCGgactcttgtttttctttcttctacaGG GTTAGAACCTTCCAGATTATGCTCTGAGTATAAATATGAAAATTTCAAGAATGAACTTCATCCTAATGGAATCAATTGGAAAGGTGTCCCAAAAGAGTTAAAAGAATTTTACTTTGGAGAATTCAAG AAGGCATTCTATTGGGATTCTTTGATTGATAGAGAAGTGAAGCACCTATGGGGAAGTAAGGCAGCGAGAAGGTACAGTGattttatatgcaaaataaaaaaagataaggATATAATTCAACCAGATTTTGTTCCAAAAGATGTGTGGGACAATTGGATGGAACTATGGAAGGATCCTAAGTGTgtcaaaaaatcagaaataaatgCAAAATATCGTTGTGGCGGTGGGACTGCCATTGCTATTGGGACTCATACGGGCGGCTCTATCACCATTGGGGAACATCGCAAAAGAATT GCTATTGAAAAGGGTCGAGATCCAACACCAAGTGAGCTACACTTGCACGTCCATACACATGGTCATGATGAAAAATCTTTTGTTAGTGAGCGATCCCGACTTGTACAT GAAAAATATCAGCAAATATTACAGCAACAAACACAAACACAATCTGATATTGATCAATCTTTAGCATTTTATCAAGCCGCGGGAggggaaaagaagagaagaatatatgtattttattaa
- the LOC107830222 gene encoding uncharacterized protein LOC107830222 isoform X6: MTRGRGRGSAGRISKSSARGNSATHRNIPTIPIPTVTHQQGGTSSSSRPNHINQVQTSGPSSTPPIQTSGNSSTPPVYVEPSPMTPNQSNTVDEGISHNNAIGEGISTQSNAIGEGECNSSLGPRTLVFLSSTGLEPSRLCSEYKYENFKNELHPNGINWKGVPKELKEFYFGEFKKAFYWDSLIDREVKHLWGSKAARRYSDFICKIKKDKDIIQPDFVPKDVWDNWMELWKDPKCVKKSEINAKYRCGGGTAIAIGTHTGGSITIGEHRKRIAIEKGRDPTPSELHLHVHTHGHDEKSFVSERSRLVHEKYQQILQQQTQTQSDIDQSLAFYQAAGGEKKRRIYVFY; encoded by the exons ATGACTCGAGGCAGAGGTCGAGGTAGTGCAGGTCGTATAAGCAAGTCCTCTGCTAGGGGTAATTCAGCTACTCATAGGAACATTCCTACTATTCCCATTCCAACAGTTACTCATCAACAAGGTGGTACGAGTTCTTCAAGTAGGCCAAATCATATTAACCAAGTTCAAACATCAGGTCCTAGTAGTACACCTCCAATTCAAACATCAGGTAATAGTAGTACCCCACCTGTTTATGTTGAACCATCTCCGATGACACCTAATCAGAGCAACACAGTAGATGAGGGTATATCACATAATAATGCAATAGGTGAGGGTATATCTACTCAAAGCAATGCAATAGGCGAAGGTGAGTGCAACAGTAGTCTTGGCCCGCGgactcttgtttttctttcttctacaGG GTTAGAACCTTCCAGATTATGCTCTGAGTATAAATATGAAAATTTCAAGAATGAACTTCATCCTAATGGAATCAATTGGAAAGGTGTCCCAAAAGAGTTAAAAGAATTTTACTTTGGAGAATTCAAG AAGGCATTCTATTGGGATTCTTTGATTGATAGAGAAGTGAAGCACCTATGGGGAAGTAAGGCAGCGAGAAGGTACAGTGattttatatgcaaaataaaaaaagataaggATATAATTCAACCAGATTTTGTTCCAAAAGATGTGTGGGACAATTGGATGGAACTATGGAAGGATCCTAAGTGTgtcaaaaaatcagaaataaatgCAAAATATCGTTGTGGCGGTGGGACTGCCATTGCTATTGGGACTCATACGGGCGGCTCTATCACCATTGGGGAACATCGCAAAAGAATT GCTATTGAAAAGGGTCGAGATCCAACACCAAGTGAGCTACACTTGCACGTCCATACACATGGTCATGATGAAAAATCTTTTGTTAGTGAGCGATCCCGACTTGTACAT GAAAAATATCAGCAAATATTACAGCAACAAACACAAACACAATCTGATATTGATCAATCTTTAGCATTTTATCAAGCCGCGGGAggggaaaagaagagaagaatatatgtattttattaa